The following are encoded together in the Parabacteroides chongii genome:
- a CDS encoding adenylate kinase: MLNVVIFGAPGSGKGTQSELIIKEYGLDHISTGDVLRAEMKGETELGKIAKDYIEKGQLVPDELIVDMLAKVLDSKAGSKGVIFDGFPRTIPQAKALKEMLNKRGTDVSVMLNLQVEEEELINRLLERGKVSGRSDDNLETIKSRLEVYHNQTAPLADYYVGEGKHVGIHGMGTIEEIFGRIKEAVNKVK, encoded by the coding sequence ATGTTGAACGTTGTTATTTTTGGTGCTCCCGGATCAGGAAAGGGAACACAGAGCGAGTTGATCATTAAAGAGTATGGTTTGGATCACATTTCAACAGGTGATGTGTTGCGTGCTGAGATGAAAGGTGAAACAGAACTTGGCAAGATCGCAAAAGATTATATTGAAAAAGGTCAGCTTGTACCGGATGAACTGATTGTCGATATGCTGGCAAAGGTATTGGACAGCAAGGCTGGTTCTAAAGGTGTTATCTTCGACGGTTTCCCTCGTACTATTCCGCAGGCTAAAGCGCTGAAAGAGATGTTGAACAAACGTGGTACGGATGTATCTGTTATGCTGAACCTGCAGGTGGAAGAAGAAGAGCTGATCAACCGTCTGCTGGAACGCGGTAAAGTATCAGGACGTTCTGACGACAATTTGGAAACAATCAAATCCCGTCTGGAAGTTTACCATAACCAGACAGCTCCTTTGGCTGACTACTATGTAGGCGAAGGCAAGCACGTGGGTATTCATGGCATGGGTACAATCGAAGAAATCTTCGGTCGTATCAAGGAAGCAGTAAATAAAGTAAAATAA